TTCTTCGACGCCCACTGCCAGGTCATTACCCAGCTCGTGACCCTGCGCGGGGCCGGGGTCCGGGTGGCGCTGGACGATTTCGGCACCGGCTATTCCTCCCTCGGCCGGCTGCAGGAACTCCCGGTGGACGTCGTCAAGATCGACAAGTCCTTCGTCTCCATGCTGCGCACCGGGGCGGAAAAGCTGCCCATCCTGACCTCCATGATCCACATGGCCCGCAGCCTGGGCCTGAAGGTCACGGCGGAAGGCATCGAAACCCCTGAGCAGGCGCGATACCTGATGGGCCACGGCTGCGATGCCCTGCAGGGCTTCCTCTTCTCCCGCCCGCAGCCCGGGCCCCGCCGGGAGATCGGCATCCGCAGCGCGGCCGCCGCCATTGCCGCGCTGGAAGGCGTCCCGCTGCCCGCGTAGCATCACGCCCCGGCGACGCTGCGGCCGCCGCCGAAAAAGACACATTAATCGGCACGGCATGACGCGTATCACTGACGGCGCCCGCACCACATATGATTCAGTGAGCGCAGCCCGCCGTGTTCTCCGCAACACCGGCTGCCACTTCACATCCGTCGCTTGGGGGGCAGGCAAAAAACATGGAACCAGGACTCGCACAACTACTGCTGGAGCACAGCCCGGACCCGCTGTTGCTGCTCGCTCCGGACGGGTCCATTTCTTTCCTGAACGCCGCCGCCGAGGGCCTCTTCGGCTACTCCCGCGCCCAGCTGCTGGGCGCTGATTCGTCCCTGCTCCTGGCCGAGGCCTCCCGTGAACCCTTCCACGGCGTGCTGTCCGGCCTCGGCGCCTCCACGCCACGCTCCGGCCAGCCGTTCGCCGGCTCCGGCCGCCGCGCCGACGGCACCGAAGTCCCGGTCGAGATCACCTGCTCCCTGCTGCCGCCCGACGCCGGTACCGGCTCGCCCGCGCGGTCCGTCGCGCTCTCGGTCCGCAGCGCCGGTCACCGCCCGGATGTGCCGTCCGGGAGTGGCACTGCCGGGACCAGTACTGCCGCCAGCCAGGGCGGCGCCGGAGCCGCCGAGGACGCCGCGGCGCACCGCCGTCGGACGCTTGCTGCCTCCGCGGCCGTTCCCGCCGCCTTCGCCGCGCACGATGACCAGTTGCGGGCCGGGGTGCTGCGGGATCCGCTGACGTCTCTGCCCAACGGCACCCTGTTCAACGAGCGGCTCGCCGCGGCGCTGCGGCGGCCGGACCCGGTGGACGTGCTGCTGCTGAACCTGGATGACTTCAAGAACCTCAACGACATGCTGGGCCGTTCCTCCGCAGATGAGCTCCTGGTGGAGGTCGCGAGCCGGCTGCGCAACTGCGTCCGGCCGCACGACACGGTGGCCCGGCTCGGCGGCGACGAATTCGTGGTGCTGCTGACCGAATGCCTCAACGCCGACGCGGTGGCCAAGCGGATTTCGGAGTCCCTGTACGAGCCGGTGCGCGCCGGCGGCTCGCTGATCCGGCCCGGCGTCAGCATGGGCCTGGCCTCCCGGACCGCCGGGACGCTCGACGGCGCGGAGCTGCTCCGGCAGGCCGACGCGGCCATGACGGCGGCGAAGTCCGGGGGCAAGAATGCCTGGCTGCGGTTCCGGCCGGAGATGCTGAACACTGTGGTGAGCAAGGTGGACGGCCAGGCCGGGCTCCGGCAGGCGGTGGAGCTGGGCCAGATCTCGGTCCACTACCAGCCCGTGGTGAATCCCGGGCTCGGGGCAGTGGTGCAGTTCGAGGCGTTTGCGCGCTGGGAACGGCACGGCCGGCTGATCCCGCCCAACCAGTTCCTGCCCGTGGCCGAACAGAGCGGCCTGATCCGCGAGATCGGCGACGAGGTCATGCGCCGGGCCTGCGCCGAAATCCGGCCCTGGCTGGCCGGCGATGCCGCGTACAGCGTCGCGGTGAACGTCTCGGGCCTGCAGTTCCAGAACCGCGACTTCGCCACGGACGTGCTGTCAATCCTGGCGTCCACCGGCGTGGATCCGCGCCAGCTCATGCTGGAACTGACCGAGAGTGTGTTCTTCGAGTCGGATTCGGACGTGCTGCGGCAGCTCCGTCAGCTGCGGGCGGCCGGTGTGCGGATTGCGATGGATGATTTCGGCACGGGCTACGCGGCCCTGGGCCGGCTCAAGGAACTGCCGCTGGACAAGGTAAAGATCGACCGCTCCTTTGTGGCCATGATCAAGACCGGCCAGGAACACCTGCCGTTCTTCGGCACCATGATCAATGCCGCGCATGACCTGGGACTGAAGGTCACGGCCGAGGGAATCGAGACTCCCGCCCAGGCCCGGTACCTGATGGAGCGCGGCTGCGACTCCCTGCAGGGCTACCTTTTCGCCAGGCCGGCCCCCGCCAGTGAACTGGCCGGGACCATGGAAAGCGCGCTGACGGCGATCGACAAGGTCGACGCCGCGCGGTAGCCCAGGCGACGCTCCCTCAGAACCGGCAGGACCAACAGCGACGCTTTACGAGCAGGATGTCGTTACGCCGGGGAGTCGAGCTTGTCGACGTCCTGTGACACCATCGCCTCGCTGCGGTCCCACAGCTCCCTAGCGATTTCCGGGTCGTACGCCACCTTGTTCGCCTTAGCCAGCGCGCGCTTCGCGTAGTAGGCGCCGGAGATCCAGTCCTGACCCGGCGTGGCCGTGGCGAGCCACACGAGAGTGTCCGCGCCCTGTTCAGGGCTCAGCATGAACCTGTTGAGGAAGCTCCGGTACATGAAGCGGAACGGGCTGGTGGTGTCAGCTGCAAAGTTTGTGGCCACGACGCCGGGGTGGAAGGCTGCCGTCGAGATCCCAGCTGCGTGGTAGCGGTTGTGCAGCTCTGCAGTGAAGAGGATGTTCTCCAGCTTGGCGTTGCCGTACGCGAGGTTGGCGGAGTACTTGTTCGCTACCTCGAGGTCATTGAGGTCCAGCTTGCCGTAGAGCGAGTTTGCGGCGCTGGAGGTGTTGATGACGGTGGCGTTGCTGGCCGTGAGCACGTCCAGCAGCTCGGTGGTGAGCAGGAACGGCGCCAGGTGGTTAATCTGGAAGGTCTTCTCGTGGCCGTCCACGGTGAGCCCGCGGCGACCCATGATGCCGCCGGCGTTGTTGGCCAGGACGTCGATCCGCGGGTATTTCTCCTTCAGCCGCGCGGCGAGTTGGCGCACCTGTGCCAGCTCGGCGAAGTCGCTGACGAAGTAGTCCGCGCCGATCTCCGTCGCCATCCGCTCGGTCTTCTCTGGGGAACGTCCGACGACGACCACCCGTTCACCCTGTTCGCTGAGGGTCCGGGCGGCGGACGCGCCGATGCCGTCGCTGGCTCCGGTGATGACAATGGTCCGTGCGGTCATGAAGGAGTCCTTTGTTCGGAAGCGGTTATCTGGCTGTCGAATCGAGCCTACCGAACCACAACGACGCCGGGTTGACGGCTCATCGACTTTTAGCGTGGTGTCCTTCAAATGAAGGGGCTCGTAGCCCTGCGAGCATAGGTGTTGTCGAGACATCTATTGCTGAGGACTACGAGCCTTGTTACAGATTACGCAGACGTGCGATGCCGCGTCGATTCTGTTCAATTTGGAGGGCCATGTTGTGCTCTCCGCCGAGCGCGCCGGCGGGGTCCGGACGGTTCTTGTCGAGCCGGTCGAGCGGGAAGGGGCTTGTCCTGACTGCGGGGTGTTGTCGTCCCGGATCCAGGCCCGTCCGGTTCACCGTGTCCGGGATGTCCAGTGCGGCGGAGAGCCCTTGGACGTCAGGGTCCGGAAGCGGCGGCTGGCGTGTCTGGAACCGCAGTGTCCGCGGCGGTCCTTCGTGCAGACCACCGATGAGATTCCGCTGCGTTCCCGGCTGACCAGCAGGCTCGTGGCCGGCATTGTCGCAGACCTGTCCGCGGAGCTTCGGGCCGTCTCCCGGGTTGCCGCGGCCTCGGGTGTGTCGTGGACGACCGCCATGCGTGTCATGGAGGACACTGCCGTCCTGGACGGCGGTGTGGACCGTCGCCTGGTCCGCCGTCTGGGCGTGGACGAGCACCGCTTCCGGCGGGTCCGCTACCTGAAAAACGATGCCGGAAAAGTCACCCGGGTAGAGCCCTGGTCGATCGTTTTCACGGACCTGGACACCGGCGCGATCCTGGACATTGTGGACGGCCGCCGCGGCCAGGCGGTGCGTGACTGGATCGGCGCACGACCGCGCTGGTGGCGTAACAAGGTGGAAATGGTGGCCATGGACATGTCCACCGAGTTCCGCCGGGCCATCCGCAAGGTCCTGCCCAAGGCAGCCATCACCGTGGACCACTGGCATGTGGTGGCCCGGGCGAACCAGATGGTCACCGATGTCCGGCGGCGCCGCGCTCACGACCTCCACGGCAGGCGCGGCAGGGCCACGGATCCGGCCTGGAAGTACCGGAAATTGCTGACCTGCAACCAGGAAAACATGTCCTCCGCCCAGCGCGGACGGATGCAGGAAATCATTGGCTCTGACCTTGAACTCGGTGTCGTCTGGGGCATCAAGGAACACGTCCGCCAGCTGCTGAAGACCAATCACATCGACGGCTTCCACCGAGCCTGGGCCGAGCTCGAAAACGCCGTGAAAGCGACCAGAATGCGCGAGGCGAAATCACTGTTCCTGACCCTGAAAATGTGGCGCAAAGAACTGCTCACGTTCTGCCGGGCCAGGGTCACGAACGCGCGCAGCGAAGCGGCGAACCTCAGCGCCAAGAACCTCAAACGAGCGGCCCGCGGATACCGGAATCATGAGCATTACAGGCTCCGGCTATTGTTGTACACGGCAGCCCAACAAGCATGCTGAACACCTGCCGCCACGCCAAAAGTGGAAGAGCCGGGTTGACCAACATTCCCTCTGTGGATTTCCGGGTTAAATGCGGGAGAGCCCCAACCAGTGTGGTTGGGGCTCTCGACCGTTTAATGATGTTCCGGCGGTGACCTACTCTCCCACACCCTCCCGGGTGCAGTACCATCGGCGCTGTGGGTCTTAGCTTCCGGGTTCGGAATGGGACCGGGCGTTTCCCCCACGCTATGACCGCCGTAACCTTATGTCCCGTTCCCCCTGGGGGGTGGGAAGTCTGGTGTTACAACTGTGGTGTTATTCAGTTGGTTTGGTTCCTCGAACAACGGGTTTGTTGTTTGGGAACCACATAGTGGACGCAAGCAGTCTTGTTTCTTTGTACTCTCTTCATGGTGTGAACGTCTTTTGAATCCGTTCACGAAGAGAGTGTGTGGTGTAAGTTATCGGCCTATTAGTACCGGTCAGCTTCACGAGTCGTTAGTCCTCGCTTCCACATCCGGCCTATCAACCCAGTGGTCTGGCTGGGGGCCTCTCACACACAAGGTGTATGGAAATCTCATCTCGAAGCGAGCTTCCCGCTTAGATGCTTTCAGCGGTTATCCCATCCGAACGTAGCTAATCAGCGGTGCACTTGGCAGTACAACTGACACACCAGAGGTTCGTCCGTCCCGGTCCTCTCGTACTAAGGACAGCCCTTCTCAAATTTCCTGCGCGCGCAGCGGATAGGGACCGAACTGTCTCACGACGTTCTAAACCCAGCTCGCGTACCGCTTTAATGGGCGAACAGCCCAACCCTTGGGACCTACTCCAGCCCCAGGATGCGACGAGCCGACATCGAGGTGCCAAACCATGCCGTCGATATGGACTCTTGGGCAAGATCAGCCTGTTATCCCCGAGGTACCTTTTATCCGTTGAGCGACGGCCATTCCACAATGTACCGCCGGATCACTAGTCCCGACTTTCGTCCCTGCTCGAGATGTCTCTCTCACAGTCAAGCTCCCTTGTGCACTTACACTCGACACCTGATTGCCAACCAGGCTGAGGGAACCTTTGGGCGCCTCCGTTACTTTTTAGGAGGCAACCGCCCCAGTTAAACTACCCATCAGGCACTGTCCCTGACCCGGATTACGGGCCGAAGTTAGATGTCCAAAGTGACCAGAGTGGTATTTCAACGATGACTCCACCCGAACTGGCGTCCGGGCTTCAACGTCTCCCACCTATCCTACACAAGCCACTCCGAACACCAATACCAAACTATAGTAAAGGTCTCGGGGTCTTTCCGTCCTGCTGCGCGTAACGAGCATCTTTACTCGTACTGCAATTTCGCCGAGTTTATGGTTGAGACAGCGGGGAAGTCGTTACTCCATTCGTGCAGGTCGGAACTTACCCGACAAGGAATTTCGCTACCTTAGGATGGTTATAGTTACCACCGCCGTTTACTGGGGCTTGAATTCTCAGCTTCGCCTTGCGGCTAACCGGTCCTCTTAACCTTCCAGCACCGGGCAGGAGTCAGTCCGTATACATCGTCTTGCGACTTCGCACGGACCTGTGTTTTTAGTAAACAGTCGCTTCCCCCTGGTCTCTGCGGCCCCTGCACGCTCCGGACAGCTTGTGTCCATCACGATGGGGGCCCCCCTTCTCCCGAAGTTACGGGGGCATTTTGCCGAGTTCCTTAACCATAATTCTCTCGATCGCCTTAGTATTCTCTACCTGATCACCTGTGTCGGTTTGGGGTACGGGCGGCTAAAACCTCGCGTCGATGCTTTTCTAGGCAGCATAGGATCACCGAATCCCCCCTTACGGGAGTCCCATCGGGTCTCAGGCATCATGAACGGCGGATTTGCCTACCGTTCGCCCTACATCCTTAGACCGGGACAACCATCGCCCGGCTCGGCTACCTTCCTGCGTCACACCTGTTAATACGCTTGCCTCCCAGGATCAGGTCCCGCGCTCCACCAAAACCCTTCACCCA
This DNA window, taken from Pseudarthrobacter sp. ATCC 49987, encodes the following:
- a CDS encoding SDR family NAD(P)-dependent oxidoreductase → MTARTIVITGASDGIGASAARTLSEQGERVVVVGRSPEKTERMATEIGADYFVSDFAELAQVRQLAARLKEKYPRIDVLANNAGGIMGRRGLTVDGHEKTFQINHLAPFLLTTELLDVLTASNATVINTSSAANSLYGKLDLNDLEVANKYSANLAYGNAKLENILFTAELHNRYHAAGISTAAFHPGVVATNFAADTTSPFRFMYRSFLNRFMLSPEQGADTLVWLATATPGQDWISGAYYAKRALAKANKVAYDPEIARELWDRSEAMVSQDVDKLDSPA
- a CDS encoding ISL3 family transposase, producing the protein MLQITQTCDAASILFNLEGHVVLSAERAGGVRTVLVEPVEREGACPDCGVLSSRIQARPVHRVRDVQCGGEPLDVRVRKRRLACLEPQCPRRSFVQTTDEIPLRSRLTSRLVAGIVADLSAELRAVSRVAAASGVSWTTAMRVMEDTAVLDGGVDRRLVRRLGVDEHRFRRVRYLKNDAGKVTRVEPWSIVFTDLDTGAILDIVDGRRGQAVRDWIGARPRWWRNKVEMVAMDMSTEFRRAIRKVLPKAAITVDHWHVVARANQMVTDVRRRRAHDLHGRRGRATDPAWKYRKLLTCNQENMSSAQRGRMQEIIGSDLELGVVWGIKEHVRQLLKTNHIDGFHRAWAELENAVKATRMREAKSLFLTLKMWRKELLTFCRARVTNARSEAANLSAKNLKRAARGYRNHEHYRLRLLLYTAAQQAC
- a CDS encoding putative bifunctional diguanylate cyclase/phosphodiesterase, translated to MEPGLAQLLLEHSPDPLLLLAPDGSISFLNAAAEGLFGYSRAQLLGADSSLLLAEASREPFHGVLSGLGASTPRSGQPFAGSGRRADGTEVPVEITCSLLPPDAGTGSPARSVALSVRSAGHRPDVPSGSGTAGTSTAASQGGAGAAEDAAAHRRRTLAASAAVPAAFAAHDDQLRAGVLRDPLTSLPNGTLFNERLAAALRRPDPVDVLLLNLDDFKNLNDMLGRSSADELLVEVASRLRNCVRPHDTVARLGGDEFVVLLTECLNADAVAKRISESLYEPVRAGGSLIRPGVSMGLASRTAGTLDGAELLRQADAAMTAAKSGGKNAWLRFRPEMLNTVVSKVDGQAGLRQAVELGQISVHYQPVVNPGLGAVVQFEAFARWERHGRLIPPNQFLPVAEQSGLIREIGDEVMRRACAEIRPWLAGDAAYSVAVNVSGLQFQNRDFATDVLSILASTGVDPRQLMLELTESVFFESDSDVLRQLRQLRAAGVRIAMDDFGTGYAALGRLKELPLDKVKIDRSFVAMIKTGQEHLPFFGTMINAAHDLGLKVTAEGIETPAQARYLMERGCDSLQGYLFARPAPASELAGTMESALTAIDKVDAAR